A portion of the Sus scrofa isolate TJ Tabasco breed Duroc chromosome 5, Sscrofa11.1, whole genome shotgun sequence genome contains these proteins:
- the LOC100512836 gene encoding olfactory receptor 12-like, translating to MKSELNRNYSEVTEFILLGFRTSPKIQILLFLLFLLIYVVIVVGNISMLAVIKIDSRLHTPMYFFLRNLSYLDLCYSTVIAPKTLATFLSKDKRISYNGCATQFFFFALFVGTEGFLLAVMAYDRFSAICSPFLYPVRMSQQACVRLVIGSYICGCVNSMVQTGFTFSLHFCGENRLDHFFCDVPALIKISCVDTFMNEIVLFILSALIIITTTVIILVSYACILSTILKIPSTHGRSKTFSTCTSHITVVSLFYGTVFFMYAQPGAISSPEKSKIIAVFYTLIIPMLNPLIYSLRNREVKNAVKRIVLRKVSSH from the coding sequence ATGAAGAGTGAGCTGAATAGGAATTACTCAGAAGTGACTGAGTTTATTCTGCTTGGATTCAGAACATCTCCAAAAATACAGATTCTCTTATTTTTACTCTTCTTGCTTATCTATGTGGTCATTGTGGTGGGAAATATCAGCATGTTAGCTGTCATTAAAATAGACTCCAGACTTCATACacctatgtatttcttcctcagaaATTTGTCCTATTTAGATCTCTGCTACTCCACAGTCATTGCTCCCAAAACTCTGGCTACTTTCTTATCCAAGGACAAGCGAATTTCTTACAATGGCTGTGCAacacagttctttttctttgctctctttgTTGGGACTGAAGGCTTTCTTCTAGCTGTGATGGCATATGATCGCTTTTCAGCCATTTGCTCGCCTTTCCTTTACCCTGTCCGTATGTCCCAGCAGGCTTGTGTTCGTTTGGTGATTGGCTCTTACATCTGTGGCTGCGTCAACTCCATGGTACAAACAGGGTTCACcttcagtttgcatttctgtggagaaaacagattggaccactttttctgtgatgtcCCAGCCCTGATCAAGATCTCATGTGTTGACACTTTTATGAATGAGATTGTACTGTTTATTCTCTCTGctctcatcatcatcaccaccacagTGATCATTCTGGTGTCCTATGCATGCATCCTCTCCACCATCCTAAAGATCCCCTCAACCCATGGCAGGAGTAAAACCTTTTCCACTTGTACCTCTCACATTACTGTGGTGAGTTTATTCTATGGAACTGTATTCTTCATGTATGCTCAACCTGGGGCCATCTCCTCACCAGAGAAAAGCAAGATTATAGCTGTGTTCTATACTCTTATCATCCCTATGTTGAATCCTCTGATTTATAGTCTAAGGAATAGGGAGGTGAAGAATGCTGTGAAAAGGATAGTGTTGAGAAAAGTATCTTCTCATTGA